The proteins below are encoded in one region of Cetobacterium somerae ATCC BAA-474:
- a CDS encoding glycosyltransferase, with protein sequence MNKKISIIHLTTGASNQSAVTRLVEAERKEGLNSIILTLDNKTSYNFVKNYLDKKTKILIKYLINFLEKIQLKQTETPFSISNYSISNFIKNNELLTADIIHLHWINGGFIGTKFLEKLQQLEKKIVITMHDSWFFTGGCHVKLGCKKFENYCHTCEQLKSKKYRDVSYYNFKRKEKIFKNFNGIVVTPSYWLEMEAKKSKVLSKNKIITIGNTLDFEIFKPIDRGIARKILNINSDKIILGFGALDFSSAKYKGYEYLELILNKFFRDKKEKKNNYEILILGGKKLDIQELAGIKVTYLGTLKDNYSLNLFYSAIDMLLYPSLEDNLPNMVMESLASGTPVCSFQTGGIEEMIITEQMGEVVPQRNIEIFVNKMNKILENSLNLEREEVAKEIKNKYSNQKVIREYLKIYNNI encoded by the coding sequence ATGAATAAAAAGATAAGTATAATACATTTAACAACTGGAGCTAGTAATCAGTCTGCAGTGACTAGATTAGTAGAAGCGGAAAGAAAAGAGGGATTAAATTCTATAATATTAACCTTAGATAACAAAACTTCATATAATTTTGTAAAAAATTATTTAGATAAAAAAACAAAAATTTTAATAAAATATCTTATTAATTTTTTAGAAAAAATACAATTAAAACAAACTGAAACTCCTTTTTCAATCTCTAATTATTCAATTTCTAATTTTATAAAAAATAATGAATTATTAACAGCAGATATAATTCATCTTCATTGGATAAATGGTGGGTTTATAGGAACTAAATTTTTAGAAAAATTACAACAATTAGAAAAAAAAATAGTTATAACAATGCATGATAGTTGGTTTTTTACAGGAGGATGTCACGTAAAATTAGGATGTAAAAAATTTGAAAATTATTGTCATACTTGTGAACAACTAAAAAGCAAAAAATATAGAGATGTTAGCTATTATAATTTTAAAAGAAAAGAAAAAATTTTTAAAAATTTTAATGGAATAGTAGTAACTCCAAGTTATTGGCTAGAAATGGAAGCCAAAAAAAGCAAGGTGTTGTCAAAAAATAAAATAATAACAATAGGTAATACTTTAGATTTTGAAATATTTAAACCAATTGATAGAGGTATAGCTAGAAAAATTTTGAATATAAACTCGGATAAAATAATACTTGGATTTGGAGCTTTAGATTTTTCAAGTGCAAAGTATAAGGGTTATGAATATTTAGAATTGATTTTAAATAAATTTTTTAGAGATAAAAAAGAAAAAAAAAATAATTATGAAATTTTAATTTTAGGTGGAAAAAAATTAGATATTCAAGAACTAGCGGGAATAAAAGTAACATATTTAGGAACATTAAAAGATAATTATAGTCTAAATTTATTTTATTCAGCAATAGATATGTTATTGTATCCTTCTTTAGAAGATAATTTGCCAAATATGGTTATGGAATCTTTAGCTTCGGGAACACCCGTATGCTCTTTTCAAACTGGAGGAATAGAAGAAATGATTATAACAGAACAAATGGGAGAGGTTGTACCTCAAAGAAATATTGAAATTTTTGTAAATAAAATGAATAAAATTTTAGAGAATAGTTTAAATTTAGAAAGAGAAGAAGTAGCGAAAGAAATAAAAAATAAATATTCAAATCAAAAAGTAATAAGAGAATATTTGAAAATTTATAATAATATTTAA
- a CDS encoding glycosyltransferase encodes MKINIAAVIVTYNRKKDLQKCIEALLSQTFKLSSLYIVDNASKDNTFEFFCQENKIEILKIIESKEYCSYFTIINNIKVNYLRLQKNLGGAGGFNLGMSKAYENKADYIWVMDDDGCPSLNCLENLILNKELSDYLAPLVLNIENNSELAFKLDNIQTIEDIPKNKKILEGFACPFNGILYSKKMIKKIGVPQKELFIWGDESEYHLRAKHNGFNPITIISAKHYHPKDRMILEKNIFGNKSIVYPEGDLRKYCKYRNEAYTLKKYEKNYKIKLMKKIIEYTYFFTIQKKMKLKDLGLFYKAYYHGIKGNLLEHARYVK; translated from the coding sequence ATGAAAATAAATATAGCTGCAGTGATAGTAACCTATAATAGAAAAAAAGATTTGCAGAAATGTATTGAGGCATTATTAAGCCAAACATTTAAATTAAGCTCGCTATACATAGTAGATAACGCTTCTAAAGATAATACTTTTGAATTTTTTTGTCAGGAAAACAAAATAGAAATATTAAAAATAATAGAATCAAAAGAATATTGTTCATATTTCACAATAATAAATAATATAAAAGTTAATTATTTAAGATTACAAAAAAACTTGGGAGGAGCAGGAGGATTTAACTTAGGAATGTCTAAAGCTTATGAAAATAAAGCAGATTATATTTGGGTAATGGATGATGATGGATGTCCTAGTTTAAATTGTTTAGAAAACTTAATATTGAATAAGGAGCTATCGGATTATTTAGCACCTTTAGTTTTGAATATAGAAAATAATTCAGAGTTAGCATTTAAATTAGATAATATTCAAACAATAGAGGATATACCTAAAAATAAGAAAATCTTAGAAGGATTTGCTTGTCCTTTTAATGGAATATTATATTCAAAAAAGATGATAAAAAAAATAGGAGTTCCTCAAAAAGAACTATTTATATGGGGAGATGAGTCAGAATATCATTTAAGAGCTAAACACAATGGATTTAATCCTATAACAATAATTAGTGCAAAACATTATCATCCTAAAGATAGAATGATATTAGAAAAAAATATTTTTGGAAATAAAAGTATAGTGTATCCAGAAGGGGATTTGAGAAAATATTGTAAATATAGAAATGAAGCATACACCTTAAAAAAATATGAAAAAAATTATAAAATTAAATTAATGAAAAAAATTATAGAATATACTTATTTTTTTACTATACAAAAAAAAATGAAGTTAAAAGATTTGGGATTATTTTATAAAGCTTATTATCATGGTATAAAAGGTAATTTATTAGAGCATGCTAGGTATGTTAAATGA